From one Streptomyces sp. ICC1 genomic stretch:
- a CDS encoding MFS transporter, with amino-acid sequence MRRAFGPALGWARLHPVAVATGLAALLHLVWFFAVANSGGDLAAQDAWAEFVGRHPDSAYNLAWYGGMHPVSYSVVSPYVMYMIGVRTTIMIAGTVSAGLLAMILTRCRGAVREPLWPALAGVYGLLCNAVSGRVTFGLGVMFALGAVAAVFCWPRKWAERRWAKAAAAAPLAALATASSPVAGLFLGLIAAALFLNGRRPGAYALGLAPAAVVGLSSWLFPFSGTQPMKLISAALPFGCALAALFLVPKGWKTVRTASAIYALGVALTWAIDSQVGSNVTRLAMLFGGAVLLAALPYEAARGGEASAASPGFPASPGSPASPARRRLLRGRTRRWYGLVLALVGVTAWITVNSVTDIVRTTPLASWSRELAPLVDQLQKANADRGRVEVVPASSHRESSAFPAYVNLARGWNRQADLERNPLFYDDTLTADSYREWLDRWAVHYVVLPADNPDEGGRDEAKLVREGLPYLQQVWGDANWQLFKVVNPTDLVAGPATVVRASADQLVIDVKQAGRVLVRIPHSPWLGLVDGEGRPVAPPQETAESKRAAESKKTADPKRTGASKEPEASAEPKGKQYENTAGCLFSAVPDATGDVWTELLAPAPGEYRVAAKYQLPRGTPCPEELIVEVLGTPERPTPQGP; translated from the coding sequence CTGCGCCGTGCCTTCGGGCCGGCCCTCGGGTGGGCGCGGCTGCATCCCGTGGCCGTCGCCACCGGGCTGGCCGCGCTGCTGCACCTGGTCTGGTTCTTCGCCGTCGCCAACAGCGGCGGCGACCTCGCCGCGCAGGACGCCTGGGCCGAGTTCGTGGGCCGCCATCCCGACTCGGCGTACAACCTCGCCTGGTACGGCGGGATGCACCCGGTCTCGTACAGCGTGGTCTCGCCGTACGTGATGTACATGATCGGCGTCCGCACCACGATCATGATCGCCGGTACGGTCTCGGCCGGGCTGCTGGCGATGATCCTGACCCGCTGCCGCGGCGCCGTGCGCGAGCCGCTGTGGCCCGCGCTGGCCGGGGTGTACGGGCTGCTGTGCAACGCCGTGTCGGGCCGGGTCACCTTCGGGCTCGGCGTGATGTTCGCGCTCGGGGCCGTCGCCGCGGTCTTCTGCTGGCCCCGCAAATGGGCCGAGCGGCGCTGGGCGAAGGCCGCCGCGGCGGCTCCGCTCGCGGCGCTCGCCACCGCCTCCAGCCCGGTCGCCGGGCTGTTCCTCGGGCTGATCGCGGCCGCGCTGTTCCTGAACGGCCGGCGCCCGGGCGCGTACGCGCTGGGGCTGGCCCCGGCGGCGGTGGTCGGGCTGTCGTCGTGGCTGTTCCCGTTCTCGGGGACGCAGCCGATGAAGCTGATCTCGGCGGCGCTTCCGTTCGGCTGCGCGCTGGCCGCGCTGTTCCTCGTACCGAAGGGCTGGAAGACGGTCCGGACCGCGTCCGCGATCTACGCCCTCGGGGTGGCCCTGACCTGGGCGATCGACTCGCAGGTCGGGTCAAACGTGACCCGGCTGGCGATGCTGTTCGGCGGGGCGGTGCTGCTCGCGGCCCTCCCGTACGAGGCCGCGCGGGGCGGGGAGGCGTCGGCGGCGTCTCCGGGGTTTCCGGCGTCTCCGGGGTCTCCGGCGTCTCCGGCGAGGCGCAGGCTGCTTCGGGGGCGCACGCGGCGCTGGTACGGGCTGGTGCTCGCCCTCGTCGGCGTGACCGCCTGGATCACCGTCAACAGCGTCACCGACATCGTCCGCACCACCCCGCTGGCCTCCTGGAGCCGGGAGCTGGCCCCGCTGGTGGACCAGCTGCAGAAGGCGAACGCCGACCGCGGCCGCGTCGAGGTGGTCCCGGCCAGCAGCCACCGGGAATCCTCCGCCTTCCCCGCGTACGTGAACCTCGCGCGCGGCTGGAACCGGCAGGCCGACCTGGAGCGGAACCCGCTCTTCTACGACGACACCCTGACGGCCGACAGCTACCGCGAGTGGCTGGACCGCTGGGCCGTGCACTACGTCGTGCTGCCCGCCGACAACCCCGACGAGGGCGGGCGCGACGAGGCGAAGCTGGTGCGCGAGGGGCTCCCGTACCTCCAGCAGGTGTGGGGCGACGCGAACTGGCAGCTCTTCAAGGTGGTGAACCCGACGGACCTGGTCGCGGGCCCCGCGACGGTGGTGCGGGCGAGCGCCGACCAGCTCGTCATCGACGTGAAGCAGGCCGGGCGGGTGCTGGTGCGGATCCCGCATTCGCCGTGGCTGGGGTTGGTGGACGGCGAGGGCAGGCCGGTGGCGCCGCCGCAGGAGACGGCGGAATCGAAGAGGGCGGCGGAGTCGAAGAAGACGGCGGATCCGAAGAGGACGGGGGCGTCGAAGGAGCCCGAGGCCTCCGCGGAGCCGAAGGGCAAGCAGTACGAGAACACGGCCGGCTGCCTGTTCTCGGCGGTCCCGGACGCCACCGGAGACGTGTGGACGGAGCTGCTGGCGCCGGCGCCGGGGGAGTACCGGGTGGCGGCGAAGTACCAGCTGCCGCGGGGGACGCCGTGTCCGGAGGAACTGATCGTGGAGGTGCTCGGTACGCCGGAGCGCCCGACGCCGCAGGGGCCTTGA
- a CDS encoding serine hydrolase produces MAIEEELVAGESPDKSVDEGASGAAESSEGRDPRVSVFRPRDPEEGSAAPDPLREAVAAWVATAESSPTGDEPEEAAPGARTEVFEALPEAAADSGRDSGADSVPASGADSGAPSGPPSGSGADPGSGSGSDSGSGSGSSSGSGAASGSGSSPASASASASVGEGSAAREAASGRPVAAGPAAPVDSERTAVFRAVTPPVADARPAAGDSPVDSASGRSSAGSAPEGGSAARTGEGPAGASGSSGKPVPVVPTGQATPPAPAAPVDSERTAVFRAVVPPVADSRPVAGGPGVGSASGRPAAGSAPGGGSGARTGDGPAGASAGSGKPAAAAPAEPVDSERTAVFRAVKPPVADREPGSASGRVGGPSAAPSGAADGPGPRTGAGTPGRPAADEPADSERTAVFRAVKPAGQGAGQGPGQGAAPAAAQAADEPADSERTAVFRAIKPGASRPVPPHAVGGERASTFVPLRTDDGSTSRTASPAAPGPYPPPQPNPAAAPAAPAPAQAQAPAPAPAQAPAPAPAPAAARAPQVPAAQSSERTTQQPLPPKPPLDMLADLTNNPPPPPSATRTAVRRFKIYAPILVLLAVILAVVQLVRPLPEPTLQMTAKTSYTFEGGAPSLPWPKEGQAYVAAAGLGPVGTFGEQKPVAIGSVAKAMTAYVILKDFPMKKGEKGQMIPVDKTAVDDGKKETEGESTVNNLKEGDKISQYDALAAIMIPSANNVARLLARWDGGQEAFVKKMNATAKELGMTNTTYTDPSGLDATTVSTAEDQVKLGLKIVEMPELIAITKLPNWIDPSGKSWRNYNDLVPFNGSLGIKTGSTTKAGGNLLFAAEKKVGKTNQLIVGAVLGQHGVPILGTAISASKDVMLATQKALTAANIVKKGDVVGYVDDGLGGRVPVVATADVEAVGWPSVTVEVKLGDGAAKIPMTAKAGSEIGVLTVGSGASQVKVPVALQSDLAAPGIGKKLTRVG; encoded by the coding sequence ATGGCGATCGAGGAGGAACTGGTGGCGGGCGAGTCCCCCGACAAGTCGGTTGATGAAGGAGCGTCGGGGGCAGCGGAGTCCTCCGAGGGGCGTGACCCGAGGGTCTCGGTGTTCCGTCCGCGGGACCCCGAGGAGGGGTCCGCGGCACCCGATCCGCTGAGGGAAGCGGTGGCGGCGTGGGTCGCCACGGCGGAGTCCTCGCCCACCGGTGACGAGCCGGAGGAGGCGGCACCGGGCGCGCGGACCGAGGTCTTCGAGGCCCTGCCCGAAGCGGCGGCGGATTCCGGCCGGGATTCCGGTGCGGATTCCGTCCCGGCCTCCGGCGCGGATTCCGGAGCGCCTTCCGGTCCGCCTTCCGGTTCCGGTGCGGACCCGGGCTCGGGCTCCGGCTCGGACTCCGGCTCCGGCTCCGGCTCCAGCTCGGGCTCTGGTGCTGCCTCCGGCTCCGGCTCAAGTCCCGCTTCCGCTTCCGCTTCCGCGTCCGTGGGCGAGGGGTCCGCGGCTCGTGAGGCGGCTTCGGGCCGGCCCGTCGCGGCCGGGCCCGCCGCGCCGGTCGACAGCGAGCGCACCGCCGTGTTCCGTGCGGTGACGCCGCCGGTCGCCGATGCCCGGCCCGCGGCCGGTGACTCCCCGGTGGATTCCGCTTCCGGTCGTTCGAGCGCAGGCTCCGCCCCCGAGGGCGGCTCCGCCGCGCGTACGGGCGAGGGCCCTGCGGGTGCGTCCGGGAGCTCGGGCAAGCCTGTTCCGGTCGTTCCTACTGGTCAGGCGACTCCGCCCGCTCCGGCCGCGCCGGTCGACAGTGAGCGCACCGCCGTGTTCCGTGCCGTGGTGCCGCCGGTCGCGGATTCCCGGCCCGTGGCCGGTGGCCCCGGTGTGGGTTCCGCTTCCGGGCGTCCGGCCGCCGGTTCCGCCCCTGGGGGCGGCTCTGGCGCGCGTACGGGTGACGGCCCGGCGGGTGCTTCCGCGGGCTCCGGCAAGCCCGCGGCGGCCGCGCCCGCCGAGCCGGTCGACAGCGAGCGCACGGCCGTGTTCCGTGCCGTGAAGCCTCCGGTCGCCGACCGCGAACCCGGTTCCGCTTCCGGGCGCGTCGGGGGTCCGTCCGCCGCGCCGTCCGGTGCCGCCGACGGCCCTGGGCCGCGTACCGGTGCCGGGACCCCCGGGCGCCCGGCCGCCGACGAGCCCGCCGACAGCGAGCGCACCGCCGTCTTCCGCGCGGTGAAGCCCGCCGGCCAAGGTGCCGGCCAGGGCCCCGGCCAAGGCGCTGCTCCGGCCGCCGCTCAGGCCGCCGACGAGCCGGCCGACAGCGAGCGGACCGCCGTGTTCCGGGCCATCAAGCCCGGGGCCTCCCGGCCGGTCCCGCCCCACGCCGTCGGCGGGGAGCGGGCGAGCACCTTCGTACCGCTGCGGACCGATGACGGGTCGACGTCGAGGACGGCTTCGCCCGCCGCCCCCGGGCCGTATCCGCCGCCGCAGCCCAACCCGGCCGCGGCCCCGGCAGCGCCCGCCCCGGCCCAGGCCCAGGCTCCGGCACCCGCCCCGGCCCAGGCTCCGGCACCCGCCCCGGCCCCGGCCGCCGCGCGGGCGCCCCAGGTGCCCGCCGCGCAGTCGTCCGAGCGGACCACGCAGCAGCCGCTGCCGCCCAAGCCGCCGCTCGACATGCTGGCGGACCTCACCAACAACCCGCCCCCGCCGCCGAGCGCGACCCGGACCGCCGTGCGGCGGTTCAAGATCTACGCCCCGATCCTCGTGCTCCTGGCGGTCATCCTCGCCGTCGTCCAGCTCGTGCGCCCGCTGCCCGAGCCGACGCTCCAGATGACGGCGAAGACCTCGTACACCTTCGAGGGCGGGGCCCCGTCCCTCCCGTGGCCGAAGGAGGGCCAGGCGTACGTGGCCGCGGCCGGCCTCGGGCCCGTCGGCACCTTCGGCGAGCAGAAGCCCGTCGCGATCGGCAGCGTCGCGAAGGCGATGACGGCGTACGTCATCCTCAAGGACTTCCCCATGAAGAAGGGGGAGAAGGGCCAGATGATCCCCGTCGACAAGACGGCGGTCGACGACGGCAAGAAGGAGACCGAGGGCGAGTCCACGGTCAACAACTTGAAGGAGGGCGACAAGATCTCGCAGTACGACGCCCTCGCCGCGATCATGATCCCGTCCGCCAACAACGTCGCGCGGCTGCTAGCGCGCTGGGACGGCGGGCAGGAGGCGTTCGTCAAGAAGATGAACGCCACGGCCAAGGAACTCGGCATGACCAACACCACGTACACGGACCCCTCGGGTCTGGACGCGACGACGGTCAGCACCGCCGAGGACCAGGTCAAGCTCGGACTCAAGATCGTCGAGATGCCGGAGCTGATCGCGATCACCAAGCTGCCGAACTGGATCGACCCCTCCGGCAAGTCCTGGCGGAACTACAACGACCTGGTTCCCTTCAACGGCTCGCTGGGCATCAAGACCGGCTCCACCACGAAGGCCGGCGGCAATCTGCTCTTCGCGGCCGAGAAGAAGGTCGGCAAGACCAACCAGCTGATCGTGGGCGCGGTCCTCGGCCAGCACGGGGTGCCGATCCTCGGTACCGCGATCTCGGCCAGCAAGGACGTCATGCTGGCCACGCAGAAGGCGCTGACGGCCGCGAACATCGTCAAGAAGGGCGACGTCGTCGGCTACGTGGACGACGGCCTCGGCGGCCGCGTCCCGGTCGTGGCCACCGCGGACGTGGAGGCGGTCGGCTGGCCTTCCGTCACCGTCGAGGTCAAGCTGGGTGACGGCGCCGCCAAGATTCCGATGACCGCCAAGGCGGGCTCGGAGATCGGTGTGCTGACCGTCGGGTCGGGCGCCAGCCAGGTGAAGGTGCCGGTGGCGCTGCAGAGCGACCTCGCGGCGCCGGGCATCGGCAAGAAGCTGACGCGCGTCGGCTGA
- a CDS encoding GPP34 family phosphoprotein produces the protein MGKSRRTIPEELLLLALDPATGTTAQPQSLDLGLAGAQLVELALAGRIAPDGDRIAVVMPRPTGDPTLDSALELLRRRGSPVRAVHWIGGPRLGLRQVYLAHLERCGMVSAVAGQMCGVLPTTRYQATDTAISREIRARLDSAIRTGVPPDPRTAALAALAHAVGLGKHLYPGNEGRSSRSRLRDLIRHDPMGGLVAHAVMDVQNGVAAQPRRDRAPAQPTRATATAVPLQPRRTGAMARAAAH, from the coding sequence ATGGGCAAGAGCCGCAGAACGATTCCGGAGGAGCTCCTGCTGCTCGCATTGGACCCGGCCACGGGTACCACGGCGCAGCCGCAGTCGCTCGACCTCGGCCTGGCCGGGGCACAGCTAGTGGAGCTGGCTCTGGCAGGACGGATAGCCCCTGATGGGGATCGTATCGCCGTGGTGATGCCACGGCCGACAGGAGATCCGACTCTGGACTCCGCACTGGAACTGCTGCGCAGGCGCGGCAGCCCGGTTCGGGCCGTCCACTGGATCGGCGGACCCCGACTGGGGCTCCGCCAGGTGTACCTCGCTCACTTGGAGCGTTGCGGCATGGTCAGTGCCGTCGCGGGCCAGATGTGCGGGGTGCTGCCGACGACTCGCTACCAAGCGACCGACACGGCGATCAGCCGGGAGATCCGTGCCCGGCTGGACAGTGCGATCCGCACCGGTGTACCCCCGGACCCGCGGACCGCGGCGCTTGCCGCCCTGGCCCACGCGGTCGGACTCGGCAAGCACCTGTACCCCGGCAACGAGGGGCGGTCGTCCAGGTCCCGACTGCGGGACCTGATCCGGCACGACCCGATGGGCGGACTGGTGGCGCACGCCGTCATGGACGTCCAGAACGGCGTGGCCGCACAGCCGCGCCGCGACCGGGCACCGGCCCAGCCCACCCGGGCGACGGCCACGGCCGTTCCGCTGCAACCGCGACGGACCGGAGCGATGGCCCGCGCGGCCGCGCACTGA
- a CDS encoding helix-turn-helix transcriptional regulator, producing MASNVNPTVRRRRLGMELRKLREDKGMTAEQVAERLLVSQSKISRLENGRRSISQRDVRDLCDVYEVEDRRLVDSLMQMAKDSRQQGWWHAFGDIPYSVYIGLETDAASLRTYEPLVVPGLLQTPEYAQSLVRGAWPETAPTDVEKRVQVRMHRQKRLWETDNSNPEIGPLRLWAVIDEAALRRHVGDAQLMIRQLEYLIEQSEKPHVTVQVMPFSMGAHPGVNGQYAILEFPDASDSTVVYIEGVTSDLYLEKANDVQKYSVMYEHLRAQAHNVDQTRQFISRIIDDFASKEN from the coding sequence GTGGCGTCCAATGTCAATCCCACCGTCCGACGCCGCCGACTGGGCATGGAGTTGCGCAAGCTCCGCGAGGACAAGGGCATGACGGCCGAACAGGTCGCAGAGCGCCTGCTCGTCTCCCAGTCCAAGATCAGCCGACTGGAGAACGGCCGACGCTCCATCAGCCAGCGCGACGTCCGCGATCTGTGCGACGTCTACGAGGTCGAGGACCGGCGGCTCGTCGACTCCCTCATGCAGATGGCCAAGGACTCCCGCCAGCAAGGTTGGTGGCACGCCTTCGGCGACATCCCGTACAGCGTCTACATCGGCCTGGAAACGGACGCCGCCAGCCTGCGCACCTACGAGCCCTTGGTGGTGCCGGGGCTGCTCCAGACCCCGGAGTACGCCCAGTCGCTCGTCCGGGGCGCATGGCCGGAGACCGCTCCGACCGACGTGGAGAAGCGCGTACAGGTCCGAATGCACCGCCAGAAGCGGCTCTGGGAGACCGACAACAGCAATCCGGAGATCGGGCCGCTGCGGCTTTGGGCGGTCATCGACGAGGCGGCCCTGCGGCGTCACGTGGGTGATGCCCAGCTCATGATCCGGCAGCTGGAGTACTTGATAGAGCAGTCGGAGAAGCCGCACGTCACGGTCCAGGTGATGCCCTTCTCGATGGGAGCGCACCCGGGCGTCAACGGCCAGTACGCCATTCTGGAATTCCCGGACGCGTCCGACTCGACCGTCGTCTACATCGAGGGCGTGACGAGCGACCTGTACCTGGAGAAGGCCAACGACGTGCAGAAATACAGCGTGATGTACGAACATTTGCGCGCACAGGCCCACAATGTGGACCAGACGCGGCAGTTCATCTCGCGCATCATCGACGATTTCGCGAGCAAGGAGAACTGA
- a CDS encoding DUF397 domain-containing protein gives MAIRQGSTENWIKSSYSANGACVEVKSPVMEAIAVRDSKVQDGPSLTFAPGSWTSFVAEVTEGRLGRLA, from the coding sequence ATGGCCATTCGTCAGGGTTCCACGGAAAACTGGATCAAGTCCTCGTACTCCGCCAACGGCGCCTGCGTCGAGGTCAAGTCCCCCGTCATGGAGGCCATCGCGGTCCGCGACTCGAAGGTGCAGGACGGTCCGTCCCTCACCTTCGCGCCCGGCTCCTGGACCTCGTTCGTCGCCGAGGTGACCGAGGGCCGGCTGGGACGCCTCGCCTGA